One window of the Anomalospiza imberbis isolate Cuckoo-Finch-1a 21T00152 chromosome 24, ASM3175350v1, whole genome shotgun sequence genome contains the following:
- the POU2AF3 gene encoding POU class 2 homeobox associating factor 3 isoform X1: MELGKPKVYQGVRVKITVKELLQQRRARQAATGSAAPWDSSSSSIQFAESVSPPHPEPFEAEPIPPVPSCCPSWQFSSCLSCEESPGYLEQLIDSCLQSDAPSEPAFSAFQPSSHYTPDTFQPVQLCFNQGLAASSPSSADLPSPWNSSCSPPQLSPLTPLTPSPPYSCPMEEWPCHPPCPLPSPACCCTACGSPSRDSRGPQCFPCPSTDCTEFLPPLALAEDFFRRDRSCDICYS, translated from the exons ATGGAGCTCG GAAAGCCCAAGGTGTACCAAGGTGTGAGGGTGAAGATCACAGTCAAGGAgttgctgcagcagaggagagcaCGGCAAGCAGCCACTGGTTCAGCA GCTCcttgggacagcagcagcagcagcatccagtTTGCAGAGTCTGTGTCTCCGCCTCACCCAG AACCTTTTGAAGCAGAACCCATCCCtcctgtgcccagctgctgcccGTCCTGgcagttttccagctgcctctcctgtgaggaaagccCTGGATACCTGGAGCAGCTGATAGATTCCTGCCTGCAGTCGGATGCACCCTCCGAGCCAGCCTTCAGTGCCTTCCAGCCATCCTCACACTACACCCCAGACACCTTCCAGCCAGTCCAGCTCTGCTTCAACCAGGGCCTG GCTGCCAGCTCGCCCAGCTCAGCCgacctgcccagcccctggaactccagctgctctcccccTCAGCTCTCTCCCCTCACCCCGCTgacccccagcccaccctacAGCTGCCCCATGGAGGAGTGGCCCtgccaccctccctgccccttgcccagccctgcctgctgctgcacagcctgtGGCTCCCcgagcagggacagcaggggccCGCAGTgcttcccctgccccagcacggACTGCACGGAATTCCTGCCACCCCTGGCCCTGGCCGAGGACTTCttcaggagggacaggagctgtgACATTTGCTACAGCTAA
- the POU2AF3 gene encoding POU class 2 homeobox associating factor 3 isoform X2, which yields MSGKPKVYQGVRVKITVKELLQQRRARQAATGSAAPWDSSSSSIQFAESVSPPHPEPFEAEPIPPVPSCCPSWQFSSCLSCEESPGYLEQLIDSCLQSDAPSEPAFSAFQPSSHYTPDTFQPVQLCFNQGLAASSPSSADLPSPWNSSCSPPQLSPLTPLTPSPPYSCPMEEWPCHPPCPLPSPACCCTACGSPSRDSRGPQCFPCPSTDCTEFLPPLALAEDFFRRDRSCDICYS from the exons ATGTCCG GAAAGCCCAAGGTGTACCAAGGTGTGAGGGTGAAGATCACAGTCAAGGAgttgctgcagcagaggagagcaCGGCAAGCAGCCACTGGTTCAGCA GCTCcttgggacagcagcagcagcagcatccagtTTGCAGAGTCTGTGTCTCCGCCTCACCCAG AACCTTTTGAAGCAGAACCCATCCCtcctgtgcccagctgctgcccGTCCTGgcagttttccagctgcctctcctgtgaggaaagccCTGGATACCTGGAGCAGCTGATAGATTCCTGCCTGCAGTCGGATGCACCCTCCGAGCCAGCCTTCAGTGCCTTCCAGCCATCCTCACACTACACCCCAGACACCTTCCAGCCAGTCCAGCTCTGCTTCAACCAGGGCCTG GCTGCCAGCTCGCCCAGCTCAGCCgacctgcccagcccctggaactccagctgctctcccccTCAGCTCTCTCCCCTCACCCCGCTgacccccagcccaccctacAGCTGCCCCATGGAGGAGTGGCCCtgccaccctccctgccccttgcccagccctgcctgctgctgcacagcctgtGGCTCCCcgagcagggacagcaggggccCGCAGTgcttcccctgccccagcacggACTGCACGGAATTCCTGCCACCCCTGGCCCTGGCCGAGGACTTCttcaggagggacaggagctgtgACATTTGCTACAGCTAA
- the POU2AF2 gene encoding POU domain class 2-associating factor 2 — METDCFSQLLCAFPELCLASAPADFGKRVYQGVRVKHTVKDLLAEKRSRQSSGSRFSGSTSTAQSPFGQMPGSPTTAGYYGGRRSFPAELDFHSTKQFVSDVYPSPLGSKPFSCDSSAPQGYPALLEPYLSEQFGDHRAPPLPAATSSFFSAPAVPPLLPSFPNDTGHFLLREPWEQTSPESLSQLDSACPEPLQALPASSSCLSLPEPGAASPFRGSGWTPALPGAQPYPLHPLEDAHYSPSYAATSPYSLSPFVAVANEPSRMSHPCPEQPSEPPHLPEHSAWAKEDGSALWGTYEGRRTY, encoded by the exons ATGGAAACAG ATTgcttctcccagctgctctgtgctttccctgagctctgccttgCCTCAGCCCCTGCAGATTTTGGCAAACGGGTGTACCAAGGAGTGCGAGTGAAGCACACGGTCAAGGATCTCCTGGCTGAAAAGCGATCCCGGCAGAGCAGCGGCTCCCGCTTCAGC ggcagcaccagcacagcacagtcACCCTTTGGCCAAATGCCAG GCTCTCCCACCACGGCTGGTTACTACGGCGGCCGCAGATCCTTCCCGGCCGAGCTGGATTTCCACAGCACCAAGCAGTTTGTCAGCGATGTCTACCCCTCCCCTCTGGGCTCCAAGCCCTTCTCCTGCGACTCCTCTGCCCCCCAGGGCTACCCAGCCCTCCTGGAGCCCTATCTCAGCGAGCAGTTCGGGGATCACCGtgctcctcctctcccagctgccaccagctccttctTCAGCGCTCCGGCCGTGCCCCCTCTCCTGCCATCCTTCCCCAACGACACGGGGCACTTCCTGCTC AGAGAGCCCTGGGAGCAGACCTCACCCGAGAGCCTCAGCCAGCTGGACAGTGCATGCCCAGAGCCCCTGCAGGcgctccctgccagctccagctgcctctccctgcccgAACCCGGAGCTGCTTCCCCGTTCCGAGGCTCAGGTTGGaccccagccctccctggaGCCCAGCCCTACCCTCTGCACCCCCTTGAAGATGCCCACTACTCCCCCAGCTACGCCGCCACCTCGCCCTACAGCTTGTCCCCGTTCGTGGCCGTGGCCAACGAGCCCTCCAGGATGAGCCACCCGTGCCCCGAGCAGCCCTCGGAGCCACCACACCTTCCCGAGCACTCTGCCTGGGCTAAAGAGGATGGAAGTGCCCTCTGGGGGACTTACGAAGGCAGGAGAACTTACTGA
- the HINFP gene encoding histone H4 transcription factor, with product MPPGRGGGKAAVVLQCEWQRCSFAASEMEEFCGHMAQHLPGEHRGQLDPLEEYTCLWQDCGFCSPGSSADLVRHVYFHCYHTKLKQWGLRALQGQADVSHCQLDFQSRNIIPEIQESFLCLWEYCERSFDNPEWFYRHVEDHSFCSEYKAAGKENHVLLCGWKDCNCSFKGRCKLREHLRSHTQEKVVACPTCGGMFANNTKFFDHIRRQTALDQQRFQCSHCSKRFATERLLRDHMRNHVNHYKCPLCDMTCPLPSSLRNHIRFRHSEERPFKCDYCDYSCKNLIDLRKHLDTHSKEPAYRCEFEACSFSARSLCSIKLHYRKVHEGDSEPRYKCHVCDKCFTRGNNLTVHLRKKHQFKWPSGHPRFRYREHEDGYMRLQLVRYESVELTEQLLKDREKHGEALDGSSECVVLPEGESNLQGILLEPPASPAPAEISTAELPVPPALCSAPSPEPARSSPFPGAASSSSSSSSSSSSSEQGASSTSNPIIRVVNRTNEQGQSETVYYVMASTASEQQGTAAQAVELEENVMDRLQKTAEELGIQIL from the exons ATGCCgcccggccgcggcggcggtAAGGCGGCCGTGGTGCTGCAGTGCGAGTGGCAGCGGTGCTCCTTCGCGGCCTCGGAGATGGAGGAGTTCTGCGGGCACATGGCGCAGCACCTGCCTGGCGAGCACCGCGGGCAGCTGGACCCTCTGG AGGAATACACGTGCCTGTGGCAGGACTGTGGTTTCTGCTCCCCGGGGAGCTCGGCTGACCTGGTGCGCCACGTCTACTTCCACTGCTACCACACCAAGCTCAAGCAGTGGGGGCTGCgggccctgcagggccaggcgGACGTCAGCCACTGCCAGCTGGACTTCCAGAGCCGCAACATCATCCCTGAGATCCAGGAGAGCttcctgtgcctctgggagTACTGCGAG AGGTCGTTTGACAACCCCGAGTGGTTCTACCGGCACGTGGAGGATCACAGCTTCTGCTCCGAGTACaaggcagcagggaaggagaacCACGTGCTGCTCTGTGGATGGAAAG ACTGCAACTGCAGCTTCAAGGGCCGCTGCAAACTGCGGGAGCACCTGCGCAGCCACACGCAGGAGAAGGTGGTGGCCTGCCCCACCTGTGGGGGGATGTTTGCCAACAACACCAAGTTCTTCGACCACATCCGCCGCCAGACCGCCCTGGACC AGCAGAGGTTCCAGTGCTCCCACTGCTCCAAGAGGTTTGCCACGGAGAGGCTGCTCCGTGACCACATGAGGAACCACG TGAACCACTACAAGTGCCCCCTGTGTGACATGACCTGCCCGCTGCCCTCCTCGCTGCGCAACCACATCCGCTTCCGGCACAGCGAGGAGCGCCCCTTCAAGTGTGACTACTGTGACTACAG CTGCAAGAACCTCATTGACCTGCGGAAGCACCTGGACACGCACAGCAAGGAGCCGGCGTATCGCTGCGAGTTCGAGgcctgcagcttctctgcacGGTCCCTCTGCTCCATCAAACTGCACTACAGGAAGGTCCACGAG GGTGACTCCGAGCCCCGGTACAAGTGCCACGTGTGTGACAAGTGCTTCACACGGGGGAACAACCTCACTGTCCACCTCAGGAAGAAGCACCAGTTCAAATGGCCCTCGGGACATCCTCGCTTCAG GTACAGGGAGCACGAGGATGGCTACATGAGGCTGCAGCTGGTGCGCTACGAGAGCGTGGagctcacagagcagctgctcaaGGACAGGGAGAAGCATGGGGAGGCTCTGGATGGCTCCAGCGAGTGCGTGGTGCTGCCTGAGGGCGAGAGCAACCTGCAGGGCATCCTTCTGGAGCCTCCAGCAAGTCCTGCCCCAGCAGAGatcagcacagctgagctgcccgtgcccccagccctgtgctctgctcccagccctgagccaGCACGGTCAAGCcccttcccaggagctgcctcctcctcttcctcttcctcctcctcctcctcctcctcagagcaaggagccagcagcaccagcaacCCCATCATCCGTGTGGTGAACAGGACCAACGAGCAGGGCCAGAGTGAGACTGTCTATTATGTGATGGCCAGCACGGCCTCggagcagcagggcacagcagcccAGGCCGTGGAGCTGGAGGAGAACGTCATGGACAGGCTGCAGAAAACAGCTGAGGAGCTGGGCATCCAGATCCTCTGA